TGGCGTTCAATCTCCACATGAGGTACAAAGAGACGCAGGAGAGACTCACCTACGTAAAAGAGGGAAAGCTGGAAAAGGACGACCGACATGAGCGAGGCAGAGAAACAAGATGAGAGGAAAACTAATACTGGCAATATACCAAAAATGTCCTTGGCAGCTGCTCAGGGGGTTCAGTCCCCCTTTGCCATCCCCAGCACCAAACCTGATCTGCACCTCTTTCAATCATCCTCATTATAAGAGACACCTGTCATTTCAGACCCAAATGCCCCACTGCCTCGCACAGTTGGGGAGGGCCTCTCAGAGCTGTCCTAGCTGATCTCCATCGGAAACCTTAACTAGACAACATCAGCCCTTAACTAGATTTAATGTAATAGACCACATTGACTGTGCTAAAGTAATGACTCCCACATCACTCACAGTGTCCTAGTGTCTGCACGGCGTTATTGTGCCTAGTGCCCCATGTTTGGGGTCCCTGCTATGCACCATGTCCCTCAGAGACACATGGGTAACAGCACGCTGCTAACACTGAGCGTGGCATGAATGCTCCAGACTCACACAAAGGGCTGCCAAATCCTGTACTCACAGGAAGCTGATGTTTTTCTGCACAACTCCGAAGCAAGGTGGAAAGTGCAGGATATCCTGTTCCCTCAACCCCCTCCTCCAATTCGCGAGGAACTCCGGCTGTGCACTGATAAAGCACGGCTAAGAGCCAAGGCACACCCTCTCTGATCTGCTTGGTGCACTCACAGCCTCTCACTCCAGCCCCAGGGAGTGCACAGTGTTCAtaaactcctcctgctgctggacaatcaacccgcagccccccaggcgGTGGCTCTGGGGCCTGGGACCAGCAGGGAATTTGCAGAAACGCTCATCAGAAATTTTTGGATCGACTGATTCTGTGGTTGCAGAATGAACGGAAAGAAAACTGATGTCGCTTTTATGCATTTTAGCATTTATGTCATGTGCTTTCTCCACAAGAACTATCAGCTGCCCTGCTGTGAGCTTTTTGACCATACCTGACTTGGGCAACGTGCATTGGGGAGAATAGATGTTCACTGTCACATGGAAATCTCCACAGAATCAAAAAGAAAGGGCTCTAGAAGGATTCCCCCAAATAAGGTAGTTGCTCTCTCCCTAACAGTTAATGAGACATGCAGCAGGTCTGCATGAGTGagattttaaatctctctttgaaatatacACAGAAAAATCCTTCAACAGAGGAGACAGAGAAGCTTTCTCCTAAggaatcctcagatgaaaggatGCCACAAAGGATGCATGAAAGTTAATAGAAAATGTTGGAGAAACTTTCTGTTTTTTTGACAACATGACAACCTAAtctcttttaaattgtttttgtgcATCATTCTTTTAGATGAGGCATAAAGCTGGTTTCCGGGCTACATGTTGTCATTTAGAAATCTCAtggcacttttcagagtagagccCTGAATCCCAGTGTCCTTATTAAAGTCTGCCTACCTAAAACTCACCAAGCAGCAGCATCTGGAGAAATTATTCTTTGCTTCTTGTTTTGTAATGTTACTACGTGCTCTAAGAAGACATCTATTACCATTCACTCCACAGGTAGCTGGCTGCTGCATTTCAATACAGACTGAAGTGGTTCCTTTATTAAAAAcctgtcctgcaaacacttatatacCTGCTTTACATTATGCACTATGAGTAGTCTGGTTGCCTTCATGGGGAttacgcacatgcttaaagttaagcacatttgaaatctTTGCAATAGCAATATTTTGACAGCTGCATCGTGTTAAGGCCTTGTTCCTGCAATCCTAATCAATCACAAATATCATATAGTTCATCTGGTTCTTCTGACAAGGGATGGCCTTTATTTTATACCCAAAAGTACCTGTACCATAGAGGAAGTCTATTTTTCCTCTCTGTAAATGTAAATTAgtaatgttttaaataattaattaggAAAATATGGATACGTTCCATAGCCTGATTCTGCAATCTTTACATGGAGTAGTATGGGGCTACTTGTAAGTgcctttaaaatatgaattgtatAATGGGGCACaattgggaatctttccatttacttcaatgggctttggatcaggccccaagttaGCATCTCTTTATATTCTGCAATTTATTAACTCCAATTCTGGACCTTTAATTCTGAGAGCCAAAGTTCTACAAAAGAATAAATCAACAAGATTCCAATCTGTCAAAACGCCAATTCACTTAGTCTTCAGATCACTGTAGTAGGATAAAGTATTTTACATTCAGACCGAGCTATTAACAGTTCAGATCAATCACTATTTTAAAGACCAGTTTCTCTCCTAATGCTTTCCATATCAATAAAAGAAGGGttcttgggggtttttttttacaacagACGCTTGCTTGTGTATAATTTTAGCCTAACGTCTAGAGAAGCCAGGTCtattattaattatgatgatgatgatgatttactACTTGTGCTGCTACAGTGTATACAGGCTCCAGTCAGGAGCGTGGCTTCATTGTGCTAGACATGCTACAGATAGAATTGTGGCAGTTGGCAATACTGCCTATTGTGAGCATcttgatatttaatatttttctgaaatccctagctcctggagtctaGTGATTacttcagaatctcagctttgttgtttttttttaaagtgagtttctAGCCTCCATggtggcagagaaaagcttgaaaatgtgacatgCATGCACCCTAAAGGCTTAGAAATCAGAAGGTAAATCCTCCCTGTGACCTTAAGGGCTCCTCAATGCCAACTGCCATAGGGTTCACTGTTCAGTAAGAGCAACTCCTGTTAGGCCTGACAagctcactacacctaacactttgctgtcatagtatttatccataaagacaGTGCTTTCTGCACACATGAAAGTTGCTGGGAGGTGACTTTAGTTGAGAAGCTGTTTTAGACAAGGATTTTAGCCTGTTAAAGTAAGTTTAGACTCTCAGCGTGTtatactttttgtttaataaataaccTGTTGCTCTTACTATTCTTACTTGCTCCTAAAAGCTTAACCTTTGTTAAGAAAcatacttgttttcactataaatagatTACAGAGTTGTGTCCTTATAAAGGATTGGATCCTGAGCTGTGCCAGTCAAGCTGTGTGTACTCTGTCCCTTcggagacagaaaaggagtacttgtggcaccttagagactaacaaatttattagagcataagctttcgtgagctacagctcacttcatcggatgcatttggtgaaaacaGCTTACCTGGTTATTTCTAGGTGTCCAGTGACAGGTGTGGGATACTACTGAGGGAGACTCTGGCAAAGGGGCTAGAGGTTGGTGTGTGTTTATCACTAACCTGTATCGCAAAGATGAAGTCTACAGAAACTTAGTTAAGTCAGTGTTTATCTGTGGCCAGAGGctgttggtttcagggagctgaggtACAGCAGATATGAGGCAAAACTGCTTCAAGCTGAAGGCAGATGGTGATGAGGTTCTTCACAAGTTTGGTACCCCTGGGGAGTATTgcaccctttcccccaaaaatattattttgaggGGAAAACTCAGGATTTTTTAGACCTGACGCAATTTCTGAATGTGGGAGTTGGCAATTTTCCCTCTATATAATAATGAAACacacagtccctgacccaaagtcACCTAAAGTTGTAGGATAAACCAAACTGACAGTCTCGTCTACGTGCTTTGCTTGGGTGGGGGTAATGTTTTAGTACAACAGATAACTAAGGGCTGGTAAAGGCACGAGAGGCAGAAACGGGGTGAGCACAGCCAGCTCTGGCTCACCTCTGTGTGGCTGTGGCTACCTACGCCGCTCTCCCTTTTCCCCAATGGCCCTTCTTTGCCAAACGTTACAACACACTGAGGCATCGGCTACACACTGGGGTCTCACCCCAGTCCCACGCACGCAGGGCCCGGCCCGCGAGAGCCAAGGCGGTAGCAGAGCCAGCTCCTGGGGCGCGCCTCTCCCCAAGCTGGCAGGCTCCTTTCCAGGCCTCACTTCCCTGCACGGGCTGCGGCTCACCAGCAGCACGGTGACTTTAGGACCCGGGAGAGCCGCTGAATCCGGCGGGCTTTAGGACCCGCAAAGCCCTTAGAGCCGACTGCGAAGAGCTGCCTTTCCGTCGCGCTGCTGTGACGTCATCGCCCCGCGGCGCACGTCGGCGAGGTAACGCGTCGTTTTGGCGCCCGCGTGGAGTCCGGCCTGGCGGCTCAGCTGCCCCCCATGGCCGCCGCGGAGCAGCCGGCTGCGGCGATGAAGCGGCGGCGCAAGGCGCAGTACGTGTCAGGGCAGCAGGCCAAGCGGCCCCGGGGCGGCGGCGGGCCGCGGCAGCTGGAGCTCGGCATGCAGGGCATCCTCATCACCTGCAACATGAACGAGCGCAAGTGCGTGGGGGAGGCCTACAGCCTGCTCAACGAGTATGGGGACCTGCTCTACGGGCCCGAGAAGGTACGTGCGGCCAGCAAAGGCCCCTCCgggggtggtggggctgggggccgCTGGCCGGGCTCTGCTGCCCGTGCGTTCTGCAGGGGGCCTCGCACGGTCCCCTCTAGGGGGGTCGCGCTTTTGTTCTGCTGCACCGGGGGCTAGAGGTACCTGTGAGGGAGCCAGATTAGGAGCGTGGCACTTCGGGACCCCCCTGCTAGACACTTGGGCACCAAGCGGGCAAACACCAGAAAAGCTAGTCCATACCCCGAGGAGCTCACAGTCTCCTGTGGTGACAGTCATCTGTAAGCAGCTTATTTGGGGCAGGTACCAAAGCGAACCCTATACCAGCAGAGGCCTGggattggctgtggttcctgtgCTCTGCTGCCATCTTGGCCACTGCCAAGATCTGGGGTCCTTAGAGGATGCCCAAGAATGGCAGTTCTGGATAATTTGGGCATCTCTCCtgtccaaaataataataatattaagcaACAAAAAAGGCAGCATGTTAATGTTCTGGTTTGTGGATATTTTAGAGCAAGAAGTGAACTAACGTTAAATAGGGCatctaaatgttttgttgttaAAGTGCCACAGGAGAACACTTTctttaaaagcactttaaaaatcagTATAAGTGCTTCTTGCAGTGGATGGATACGCCTTTGGTTTAATAACTCCTGGTTAACATAACTGGCCTGTCTCTCTCTAAGTTTTTGCCtacagactaagggcttgtctacagttaATGCTTCGCTGAAGATGCTAcctgtgccaacaggagagcttctcctgttgccGTAGGTACTTCACCTCCCTGCGAAGTGGTAGcagggttgatgggagaattttcCCATTAACctagtactgtctacactgggggctagGTCAGTttcacccctgagtgatgtagttataccaacctaatttcctagtagAGACCAGGTCTACGGTTTACCTATTACTCGCCGCTCCCATTTATAAATTGCTGTGGGTAATAATGTTGAAAAGTTTGCTTTCCAAACTGGtgatgaggtttttttgttttgttttgttttaaagatgatTTATCATCTAGCAGATGAATATCTGTTACCTAATGGTGCAAGAGACAAATTTTATGTAACATGCTTTAAAATTAAATCACCacagagatggagaaaatgaaaTGCTGATTCCCACTGCAATAACTTCTGGTGCTTGTCTTAACCTAGTGTGCCTGTTCCTAAAATGTCTCACTGCTTATTAACTGTCTGCAGTGTCACTGCTTGAATTCTGGCTTTTTTATGCCATGGGTATAGTGGTTGTTGCGGCTTTCATTTATTAAGCATTAGATGTGATTTCTTAGTCCTTCACTAACATCTCATTTAAGATGCAGTCTCTTGTTTCAACAGTTTACAAATCAAGATGACAGGTTGTCAGGAAGcgaagaggaggaagatgatgtTGAAGCTGCCTTAAAGAAAGAAGTCGATCAGATTCGCACTTCGACTGAACAGAAGCTGAGACGATTCCAGTCAGTGGAGAGTGGAGCTAACAATGTGGTTTTTATTAGAACGCTGGGTGTAGGTGTGTAATGAAATAACTGCTGCATAATGCAACACATACAAGCTGCTTTGCAGTTTGTTAGACTGTGTCATGGGTTGACTGCCAAAGAAGTGAAGCACTCTGAATGTTCATGCAGCCTTCCTCTTTCGCATTTGCTTTCCCTTTGAACACTCTAGTGACTATAGCCAGATAGTTATTTTGTCCAAGCAGAACCAATCTGACCCTTCTAAACGTAAAAGGGCTTGGTATTTTGCTGAACTTGGAAAGCATGCAAAAAGGCTGATGTTCCGAGATCCCCAGCCTTGTGTGTGAAATAACAAATGCGAGCAGGAAGAACATCCAGTGTATTGACAATCCAATAGACGTGAGTAGGATCAGATCTTTTaatccttgctcaggcaaaactgctGCTGCCTGAGTGTAAAACTGCAGAACTAGATGTCCAGTGTTGCACCTTGTGGGTACTCGCTCTTGTGCTTTACAAGTCAGAATTGTGGAAATAATCTGCTCTCCATACTTTCAAACTCCATACCCTTTTGTAAGAACTCTATAGCATTTAGTAGGGTGCTGTAGAATTTGATGATTCAATTTCTTTGTACTTGTAAGCAAATAAAATTGGATTctgtattgcttttttaaaaggaaattctttCCATTTGTTGCTCTTACTCTGTTGTCTTGTCTCGTAGAACCTGAGAAGCTCGTGCATCATATATTAATGGACTTGCACACtactaaaaagaagaaaacaagagtTATTCTGCGCATGTTGCCCATTTCTGGAACCTGCAAGGCTTTTATGGAAGATATGCAAAAGTATTCAGAGACGTTCTTTGAGCCTTGGTTTAAAGCCCCTAGTAAGGGTACTTTTCAGATTGTTTACAAAGCTCGTAATAACAGTCACATGAGTAGGGAAGAAGTAATCAAAGAATTGGCAGGTATGTACTTATCTGACATAGCATGATTGTAGACAAGTGTATAAACTACCTAAGACTGCATGTGTAACATAGGTCAAACTATTCAAGCAAAATATTGTTAGTAGACATAAAGGTTGCATTATAGCAAACTCAGGCATATTGAATTATGAAAGtctttcaagctttttttccttAAGATCTGTGAAAATAACCTGGCCTTAACAACACTCCTTTCTGATATCAGAGGTTTTCATCTTAACAAATCATAAACCAGAAGAATGTGCGGTCCAACTTTGTTAGCTATAACTCACTGTGACAATACCATTCCTGCAAACTTCCAGGATTGTATTAAAAATTCTTTGAATACTGAACATTATATTGGGAAATGGCTTGATGGTGTTTCCCTAGACTGTGACTTAGGtctggtctgcactacagagttaggtcaatgcaatGCAAGACTGCTTACATTTATCTAACTATAGAAATGCCTACACTCGAATTTCACTCCCTTTAACGTAACTGCACACTATGCTGACTTAATAAGTGCACCTCCATAAGCAGTGCAGAGTCAAGGTTGATGTAATTAGGTGgatgcagtgccagtgtagacactgctttgCTTAcgtcgactgttactggctttcaggagctgtcACGCTGACAGAACAATCGGTACAACCACTTCTGGTAAGGACATGTGCCACCAAAATAAGAAGCGAAGTGCAGACATGCACAAGCGATGTAATTACAGTGGCAGCTATATGCTAGCGTAAAccaggtcaacttaattttgtagtgtagatgtggccttaatGAAATAACTCTAAATTCACTTGGCAGTTTTCTCCTTGATAGTTACTGTGGTATAGTCCTTTGGTTCGAGAGAGTGTTTCTAAGAGTCCCAATCTGTCCTGCCTATTTGACCAATTCAGTAACTGAAAATTCTTGATTGCAGCTGCAATAGCTAAAGTAAGGTGCCTTGTTTCCCCCTGCCTTGTGGTGCAGCTTGTGCTCTGAGGTGTTAGTTCCTGAACCAAGTATTCAGAATATTTTTTGAAACCGTGTTTTTGTGAAATTGGTGCTTATTTTGGCTTGTTGGTACAACAGTAGGTTTCTCTCATTGTTTGGCAGTAAGTTTATCCCCTCTCTCTGATTTGTGGTATTTTTTTTAGAACTTGTCTGATTAAAAGTCCTTGCACTTTAAGTGAGGGCTCAACTGACGAACATAACACCACATTTACACTCTTCTCTGTGAAAAACATTCCTCCAGTTTCCCCACTGATTCTAAGACCATTTCCTTTTATTTCGTAGGAATAGTGGGCAGCCTAAATCCAGAAAACAAAGTGGACCTTAATAACCCCCAGTATACCATTGtggtagaaataataaaaaatgtctgTTGCTTGAGTGTGGTGAAAGACTATGTTTTGTTCAGAAAATATAATCTACAAGAGGTGGTGAAGAGCAAAAAGGAGGAGCTGGTGCAGCAAAACCTGTTGAGTGCTTCCCAAGGGGAGAAGTTGGaagaaataaaacttgcagaagaGGACACTAAAGAAgtgaaaccagaagacaaaaatCAGGGTGAAGAGGAAGCTAAGCCCAATGAGAGCGATAATCAGGAGGCATAGAGAATGTGATGGAAGGGGAAGACAGACACTAAAGATCACTGTAAAAAGACTGGCTTAAAGTTTTGAAATGGATGTTTAAAGAGGagcttaattttttattttaaatttgctttttaaaatatcctattttaaaaaaaaatgtaatgctcCATCCTGTCTTTGCTATTGGAGTCAATGTTGCAGCACGCAGTGTCAGAGAGAGTAAGTGACAAATATCACCAAACTCTTcagcctgattctccagtgccttcCATCTTGTGTGGTCATATATCTGCAAAGTGTGTGTAAATTGttaccattctgatctggtagcattttacacccacttacCACATGTAAATAACTACCATAGGGTGCCGGGCTGACTCAACCCCTTTGCCTCCAGACATTGGCAGAGGCAGGATTGAGAGGTCTGGAAAAGGACAGGATCTTGCAAGGGgatttatttgaaaatacagtGCCGTTTTGTTTTGGTGACATGACTTTGCATACTATATAAACCTTGTTGTCTTATTAAATACAGAATGAGCCATAAGCACCTGACTTTCTGTATGTTGTTCAGATGTCTGCAAAGACTAGTGTACAACATATTAATATGTCTTTGAAATATGTTGGGTGGAGAAGAGGAATTGCCACCATCAAAATATCTCGGTATTATGAGCAAACCTCTCCCTCAAATTCCTGTTATTTTCTAGAACAGACAGATGCCAGTGTGGAAGTCATGTATATTTATGGCAAAAGCACCCTGTGGCATGTCTGTCAAGAACAGCAATGTACATAATGGATAGGCACATATATGGTTAGCCACTAACAGTCTGTGAAGAACCCATGTCTAAGGATACTTATTCCAAGGCCGCTCTTTcatttaagtttatttttattaaatagtctcattggttttatttttttttattagctgtGCTCTTATTTGAGTTAAACATCCTTTTTAAACTTCTTGATGTGAAAGCAGCTCTCTATATTACACAACATCTAGTAGAAAAAGTTTAACTTTTTGTAATGGTTTCAGTTTTACAAAATGAGTGTTTTGTCCCAGTTTGAAAATAGCGTCTGAGTTTTTCCTCTTCCTAGAATGTTTAAAGAGTAGGTCTCATTGATAAGTTACAGTATCATTTTTACAAAGACTAGaaacccagattttttttaaaaaccctattTTAATATAGTGCGGCTATAGCTTGTTTTCCAGTAGTATTGTTGCCGTACACTTTTTGTACAAGTGAATGTCTTAGTTCTTTCATGATACACTTACAACTTAAACCTATAGGTGTCACTAATGGAAAAGCACTTGCTCCAAATAACACCAGCTGGCTTGACTATGATTTAATGAAAAGGACATGGTTGAGCCTCTTAAGGGTTTTGTTTTATGACCTCTAGTGTGTAAAACTGTTTTAagtgtgaaaattaaaaaaaaatgcttccgTACACCTGTTTCTTTCCTCACCCTCCCCCCATCCGACTTAAGCTCTGCTTTCTCACAGCCAGTGCTGCTGTTCTGATATGTGaatatagattccaaggcctgaaggaaccattgtgaccatccagtctgacctcctgtatcacaggccatagaacttcctcaaaataattcctagagcagatcttttagaaaaacatccaatcttgatttaaaaatttaacATGGTGGAGAACCTACCataacccttgataaattgttccagtggttagttgCTCTGACTTTGCAAGTTGtatgccttgtttccagtctgaatctgtctagcttcaacttctagctatTGAATTGTGTTATATCTTTATCTGATAGATTGAATGgggattgttttattttgggtgggccatcattaaatatttgttcccaaatTAGATACTTAGAGACTTCAGTCAAATCACCTCTTAATCTTTCGTTTGCTAAGTAGAGTGAGCTCCTTGGGTCTGTCACTACAgactacaaggcatgttttctaaatctttaattTTTGTGGCACAATTTTCTGTAGTTTATCAAAATCCTTgacttgtggacaccagaacgggacacagtattctaggagCAGTTACAGCAATgctaaatatagaggtaaaataacctctctacttctacttaAGATTCCCCAATTTATGCATCTATggatcacattagtccttttgACTAATCTGACCACCTGGCCAttccaggccacagaatctccccACCCATTTctgtaatagatccataacctctcgcagagttattgaagtcctcaaatcatgatttaaagacttcaggttacagagaaaccaccatttacactagtttaagccAGCAAATGATCCATGCAGACTGTGATGGGTTGTCACCCCCGGAATGAAGCATGGAAGCTATTGGAACTGCTGTGCCCCCAAACCATTCAGCTAGGCTGGCTTCTCATACACTGCTCTGCTAGTGACTCACAGCCAGCCTTCTCTgggccctgttatcacccaacacaaCAGCAGGTGCTGCCACACACCCAACCGAGTGCTTTACCTAAGTCACTCATGGACCAACAATAGAGGCACTAGCTAATTTCCCAGTTCCTCAGCCTTGCACCCctactggagtataaacccagaattataccatCGTGCACTGCACAGGGGTCTGTATGCTGCAAGCTCATTCAATAGTCTGCTTCCCCCTCGATGTGGGGAAGATGTACAACAGCCTTTGTTACCAGAGCTAAGATTCTCTAATGCTTCACTCAATAACACATTGGTTAAGATAaatcaagtttattaactatttagcgctggtctacactggggggggaggggagaatcaatctaagttatgcaacttcagctacgtgaataacgtagctgaagttgacgtacttggATCAACTTACCGTGGTGAGTCgaccgctgccgctcccccgttgactccacctgcacctctcgcggcgctggagtataggagttgacgggagagtgctcggggtcgatttatcatgtctagactagatgcaataaatcgatccctgctggatcgatcgctgcctgccaatccggagggtagtgaagacatacccagaccatatattttaagtgatagcaaacaaatcaaagcaggttacctaggaaattaaacaaaattgcaATCtcagataggatttgaatcagcaGTAGCTCATCCTGACTGATGAGACAAGCAAGTTTTAGCTTCCTTACACAGGCAGGGCTTCTTTCCCACCTGGGACCttctccccagttcagtctttgttcctctggtgtttccaggtgttgtaGGGGAGTGAGTTCCAGTCATGAAGTCACTTCGCCCTTACATAGTTTTTCCATATGGCAGGATCCCCTTTGTTCCAAGCCAGGCTTCCAGTCTAGTTCATGGAAAAGtgcaggtaccaaaatggagttcaatatcgctgagtcatagcagccattattcaTAGGCTGGCTGAAACATTCCCAGGTGAGGCCAAACCTttttccatggtccattgtccttattgatgggccattagcactgtctagcttcttcattgttgtacctgataGGCTAGTTGTGGTTGTTTCCAACTTCACAGCATCTTTCAGTGACAtatacatagcaaaacttcatgagttcacatacaatgacagcacatacaatccaacaagatattaatgtTTAGCAGCTCAGGACTTTTAGAATgaaacctcacaaggcatactttatacaaaacatacaatATTATAGTGGTGAATAAGGTGAAAACCCCCGCATAGGCCCTGCTAATCTGACTCGTGGAAAAGTTCGttcttgaccccaaatatagtgatcagttatACCcggagcatgtggacaagacccaccaaccaaacacctgggaaagaattctctgtagtaactcagacccTTCCTGATCTAGCATCTCACCACCAGCCATTGGTGATATTCACTATTAGTAGCTGTAGATGGGACACATGCCATTGTCTCATTGTACCAACCCCTCTGTACAtttaccaagctcagtcttgaagccaattaggtttttgttggggggttttttggccccccccctcgcccccgctcccgctgcttcccttggaagatgtcataaacatacagctaagggtagcataaaatccctcctttacctgtaaagcattaatcagttccattaacctagttggcacctgaccagatggaccaatggggaaaaaagatattttcaaatctggggtggggagggaggttttCATTTGGGCTTTTGTTGCTCTCTCCGGAGACAGAGAGACCAAACAAGTAATCCAGCTTCGACtgaatgatgcatctaaaattacagaaatagtaagtaatatcaaggaaatgcgttagagtatcttttgatttagcttgtgaatttgccctatgctaagaggaaggttcattcctgtttttttgtaactttaaagttttgcttagaggggaatcctctgttttttatatcttattaccctgtaaaattatcttccatcctgattttacagaggtgtttcttttacttttttttctttataatagaagttctgtttttaagaatctgattggagtttttagtgtcctaaaaacccaagggtctggtctgtgctcaccttgtttactctcaagcctccccaggaaagggggtgaaggagcttgggaggatattttggggaaacaggaactccaagtggtccttttcctaaatctttgtctaactcacttggtggtggcagcgatacgGTTCCAAGGACaagaaagaatttgtgccttggggaagtttttaacctaagctggtagaaataagctgtTTCTACCTGTTCTGTATTAttgttgataattctaccattgcCATCTCATAAAGAatccattgtcaggattctttttgtttacttaaaaaaaaacccctcctccTTATTGTTGT
Above is a window of Dermochelys coriacea isolate rDerCor1 chromosome 10, rDerCor1.pri.v4, whole genome shotgun sequence DNA encoding:
- the THUMPD1 gene encoding THUMP domain-containing protein 1, which produces MAAAEQPAAAMKRRRKAQYVSGQQAKRPRGGGGPRQLELGMQGILITCNMNERKCVGEAYSLLNEYGDLLYGPEKFTNQDDRLSGSEEEEDDVEAALKKEVDQIRTSTEQKLRRFQSVESGANNVVFIRTLGVEPEKLVHHILMDLHTTKKKKTRVILRMLPISGTCKAFMEDMQKYSETFFEPWFKAPSKGTFQIVYKARNNSHMSREEVIKELAGIVGSLNPENKVDLNNPQYTIVVEIIKNVCCLSVVKDYVLFRKYNLQEVVKSKKEELVQQNLLSASQGEKLEEIKLAEEDTKEVKPEDKNQGEEEAKPNESDNQEA